The Streptomyces racemochromogenes DNA segment CGGCGGCAGCCGGAGCCACGGGAATGGTCGCCTGGCAGATCACCGCCGTCTCTTCCTGACACGCCTGCCCCACGGTTCCTGCCCGCCCCCAGACCAGCGGCGGGCAGGAACCATCCGGCGTAAGGAGTCAGGTGGCCGCAGCCGGGCCCTCGCCCTCGATGACGTGCATGGCCGCTTCCTCGGCGCTCGCCGCGCCTCCGTCGATGCCCTCGTCCCGGGCGATCAGCTCCTTGGTGGTGTCGCTACGGACGCCCTCGTCCGGCGCGCTGAGACGCCCGGCGCGTTCGCCACCCACCTCGTCATCGATCAGCTCCCCCTCTCCACCCGGCAGGTCCCCCAGGCCGTCGCCACCGAGCTCGGCCACGTCCGGTACCTCCTGGGACAGCCTTTGGTCCAGGGATTCTCCGGCCTGCTGCTCCTCGGCTGTCGTGCCGTACTTGTCGACGCCCAACGGCTTCTCCGGAGGGGAGTAACCCTCGTCCAGCATGTCGTCGTAGGTGCGCTCGTCCACCGCGTTCTGGAGGTCCAGGGGCGCCGCGTCCTCTTGTTCCTCGTTGGTGCCCGTGGGCTGGTAGGCGTCGTCCGCCATCTGCTTCTCACTCATCAGCGCTCCTTTCCCTTGTTGCCAGGACGCGGCCGGTGGGTACGGCGATCCAGCCGTGACACCACGGCGTCGATGTCCTGCTCCGTCGGCGTGCCGGACGACCATGTCGCGGCCGGCTCACGGCCGGAGACGATCTCACCCCCTGAGGCGGCTGCCCGCAGCACGGCTGCCGAAACCGTCGCGGTTCGGCGCTCCTGGGCCCGGCGCACGATCAGGAGCCTGAGCGGTAACGCTGCGAGTTCGTCCGGTGACCCCCGCCGCACCGGACCGGTCACAGCGATGACCGTGGCGGCCGTCAGCACCGCAGTGACCTGCGCGGAAGCTCCTACAGCCCGTACAGCCCGTACAGCCCGGCCGGCGGGCCCGGTGGCCGCCCTGCGGTCCGAGGAGGAGACTTTTGAGGAGAATGCCGGCACATCTCCACATCGGGTGGAGGAGTGATCACCATGACAGAGCCGCTGGGCCCGCCACTGACCATCGTCCACCCCGGCGAGGGAAACGAGGCCGATCTCGGCCCGATCGGGGTCGCCTTCAAGCTCTGGGGAGCCGACACCAACGGCTCGGTCTCCGTCGTCGAGCACCCCTTCCCCATCGGGGCGTTGGTGCCGCCGCACCTGCACACCCTGGAGGACGAGTACTCGATCGTCACCGAGGGCGAGATCGGCTTCCGGTCCGGAGACCGCGAGGTCGTCCTGGGCGCCGGCGGTTACATCACCAAGCCGCGCGGGGAACTGCACGCGATGTGGAACGCCGGTCCTGTCCCGGCCCGGATGATCGAGATCATCAGTCCGGCCGGCTTCGAGCACTTCTTCCGCGAGCTGGCCGAGATGCTCGCCGACGGCCCTCCGCCGACCGAGAACGCCATACCCGCGCTCGCCGCCAAGTACGGGCTCCAGTTCGGGCAACCCGACTGGCTGCCCGACGTCATCGCCCGGTACGCCCTGACCCCGCCGTCCACCCCCTGAGGGCCAGCCGGCGCCCATCCCGTACCCGAGCAGCCGCTCCGGGGCGGCGTGGGCCGTCGGCCGGCCTGGGCTCCGATCCAGACCCGGGTGCGCTTCGTCCGTCAGCGGGACGCACCCCTCGGCGCGTCCACGGCGGCTTCCCCGGCGCTGGTACGACCGCCCAGCACCCACACCCACGGCGTTGCCGGGGCCGCCGCCATGCCGGTGGGCTTGCGGTGGCTGGGCACCTGGTCCAGGGCGACGCCGGGTTGGGGCGCAGCTTCGCGGAAGTGACTCCGCCCGAGCTCGCTGGGATGCCGCGCACAGGGGCTCGCGCCGGCTCAGTAGCGCGTGGTGGCCCGGCGGCACCGGACGAACAGCCCGGTAGAGACGGGCGTGGGCCTTGCGGATTGCGGGGTCGATGGGGCAGCTCATCGGTGGGTGCACAGGCGCGCGCCGACTGATCGAGAAGCTGGCGCCGCAGTACGGTCGTGCCGGCCGCGGCAGGGGCTTGGGCGAGTTCGGCGTAGGCCTGCTGCCACGCCCTTCGGAGTCGGGTCCTCGGGGAACACACCCGCGGCGATGGTCGCGCTCGAAGCGGAGCTTGGCCTCGCCGAAGATGCGCGCCACCGGACCGCTAGGCACCAACAACGGGGAACACGGGCGCTGACTCATCGCCGGAAGGGGACCGCATTCCACCCGGTCCGACGCCGCACGTCGCTCAAGCGGCGTCATCCCTGGCGAGCCACCGCTTCGAGGACGAACCCGTGGCCGGCCGGGTCGGCGTAGCGGCGCAGGGTGGTCCGGCTGCCGGACGCGGCGCCGTCGTCCTCCGCGGCCACCGGGCGGGCGCCGAGGGACACGGCCTCGCGTTCGGCCTCGTCGAGGGCATCCGGGGCGACCAGGATGCTCAGGTGCGCCTGGTGCGAGCCTTCCGGGAGCGGCCAGCTGGGCGGCGCGTGGTGGGGATCGCGGCGCACGCCGAGGACGACGCCCTCGGAGCCGGTGACGAGGATGAGGTCCCCGTCCCCCGGAGCCGGGCCTACCGTGGCGCCGAGCAGGTCGGCGTAGAAGTGTGCGAGCAACTCGGGCTCGGCGCTGTCGAGGACGAGCACGGTCGTCTTGGGTACGGTCATGTACCCCGTGTGCCCTCTGTCGGCTTCCGTACGCGGGGAGTTGACGGCCGACAGACCGTCACAGCATGCCTCCCGGGCCGGTCGGCAGTGACGCCGCTGACACGGTCCGCCGGGCGCCGACGGGCCTCGTGAGGGGGGCTGGGTGGGTCTGCGCGAGCCGGTCGCGGTGCGCCTTACGACGTGCGGCGTGCACGCTGCGCCGCGCCAGGCACAGCTCGCCCGCCGCGACGTGGCAGGTCGGGCACGCCTCGCCGAACGCGCCCTGCCTGAAGCGGCGGTGCGTCTCGTAGACGGCGTCCAGCATCGCGTCGAGCGCCGAGTGCGGGACGGCGGCGGACTTGCGGGTGGCCGTACGCGCGGACCGGCGAGGGGCGGCCAGGGCCGCGGCGGTGCTCATGGCAGGAGATCTCCTCGGGCGACGGGTACGCGGGCCGCGCGGGCCCTCGCACTCCCTGGGCGGAAGGGGCAGTGGTCCTCCCCTTCCCGCGTAGGCGCAGCTCAGACACCGTCCCGGCGCGATGTTCCCGAAGCGGCGCCGCCGGGCGGCCTCGGTCATGGGCCGCGGCCGGTCCCGCCTTCCGCCCCGCCCGCACCACCGCGCCCGCAGGACGGGCCGCTGTGCTCCCACGGCGCGGTTGACCAGAACCCCTCGACCCCGGCGTCCCCCTGGACGCGCTCACGTTGGAGGCCTGCCTCACCCGCCTCGCCCGCCACGGCGACCGGTCAGCGGCTCCCGGTCATCGGAACGCTCCCCCAAGCCGCCAGGCCGCCAGGCGCCTCAGGGCCGGCCGACGGCCGGGCGTGCCCGGCCCCGCAGCCGCCGCAGGACGACGCCCACGACGAGCAGCAGCACACACGTGCCCGCCGCCGCGTGCACGAGGAGCGCGTCGAGGCGGTCCGCCGCCAGGTAGGCGCCGACGGCCAGCGCCACCAGCGCGCACACGCCGCGGTCGACGATGGACTCCA contains these protein-coding regions:
- a CDS encoding VOC family protein; amino-acid sequence: MTVPKTTVLVLDSAEPELLAHFYADLLGATVGPAPGDGDLILVTGSEGVVLGVRRDPHHAPPSWPLPEGSHQAHLSILVAPDALDEAEREAVSLGARPVAAEDDGAASGSRTTLRRYADPAGHGFVLEAVARQG
- a CDS encoding DUF5709 domain-containing protein, with protein sequence MSEKQMADDAYQPTGTNEEQEDAAPLDLQNAVDERTYDDMLDEGYSPPEKPLGVDKYGTTAEEQQAGESLDQRLSQEVPDVAELGGDGLGDLPGGEGELIDDEVGGERAGRLSAPDEGVRSDTTKELIARDEGIDGGAASAEEAAMHVIEGEGPAAAT
- a CDS encoding cupin domain-containing protein, giving the protein MTEPLGPPLTIVHPGEGNEADLGPIGVAFKLWGADTNGSVSVVEHPFPIGALVPPHLHTLEDEYSIVTEGEIGFRSGDREVVLGAGGYITKPRGELHAMWNAGPVPARMIEIISPAGFEHFFRELAEMLADGPPPTENAIPALAAKYGLQFGQPDWLPDVIARYALTPPSTP